One Micromonospora sp. WMMD812 genomic window carries:
- a CDS encoding trypsin-like peptidase domain-containing protein → MTEYESDPQRRPAPTDAEPSHPTAELPRVERAQSDSPTTEPAVAGTVARDNDQTVADDAPGAITPEPARVDVSGATGTGPDADPTVPVATAGGAPVGPHAAYQPPAAVPAQPGHPVSGQPGHPISGHPAPGHPQPAAGGYSGGHWYPGQQSGWTGGGQPGAYGQQPQHAAHPGPYGQPQHAGQPVPPWTPGGQHTGPRPGRVAKFAGAGVAVLALMLGSGVAGGALALAVDGDGGGITRTYSAAPVINGADLPRIAASVQDSVVSIATENGEGSGVILTADGYVLTNNHVVASANGDTVRVVFADGKSAEAEIKGTDPKTDLAVVKASGVSGLKPATFGDSDGMQVGDQVLALGSPLGLQGSVTAGILSARDRTIQAGEGQEQDPRQGASSIAGLLQTDAPINPGNSGGALVNTRGEVIGINTAIATSGQSTGNIGVGFAIPSNKAKDVAGKLQRGEKVSHPSLGVSVNMAEGGGALVAAVTSGSPAEKAGLQRGDVITRFGNTMINDSDDLVGAVQAGKVGDRVEVHYKRNGSEATATVTLAETS, encoded by the coding sequence ATGACCGAGTACGAGTCCGACCCGCAGCGCCGGCCGGCCCCCACCGACGCCGAGCCGTCGCACCCCACCGCCGAGCTGCCGCGCGTGGAGCGCGCGCAGTCCGACTCCCCGACCACCGAGCCGGCCGTGGCCGGCACGGTTGCCCGGGACAACGACCAGACCGTCGCTGACGACGCCCCGGGCGCCATCACCCCGGAGCCCGCCCGCGTCGACGTCTCCGGCGCGACCGGGACCGGGCCGGACGCCGACCCGACGGTGCCGGTCGCGACCGCCGGCGGCGCTCCCGTCGGCCCCCACGCGGCCTACCAGCCGCCGGCCGCCGTCCCCGCCCAGCCCGGCCACCCCGTCTCCGGGCAGCCCGGCCACCCGATCTCCGGTCACCCGGCGCCCGGCCACCCGCAGCCGGCGGCCGGCGGCTACTCCGGCGGCCACTGGTACCCGGGCCAGCAGTCCGGCTGGACCGGCGGGGGTCAGCCGGGTGCGTACGGGCAGCAGCCGCAGCACGCGGCGCACCCGGGACCGTACGGACAGCCGCAGCACGCGGGTCAGCCCGTACCGCCGTGGACGCCGGGCGGCCAGCACACCGGGCCGCGTCCCGGTCGGGTCGCCAAGTTCGCCGGCGCCGGCGTCGCGGTGCTCGCCCTGATGCTCGGCTCCGGCGTCGCCGGCGGCGCGCTCGCGCTCGCCGTGGACGGTGACGGCGGCGGCATCACCCGCACGTACTCCGCCGCCCCGGTCATCAACGGCGCCGACCTGCCGCGGATCGCCGCCTCGGTGCAGGACAGCGTCGTCTCCATCGCCACCGAGAACGGCGAAGGCTCGGGTGTGATCCTCACCGCCGACGGCTACGTGCTCACCAACAACCACGTGGTCGCGTCGGCCAACGGCGACACCGTGCGGGTGGTCTTCGCCGACGGCAAGAGCGCCGAGGCGGAGATCAAGGGCACCGACCCCAAGACCGACCTCGCGGTCGTCAAGGCCAGCGGGGTGAGCGGCCTGAAGCCGGCCACCTTCGGCGACAGCGACGGGATGCAGGTCGGCGACCAGGTGCTCGCGCTGGGCAGCCCGCTCGGCCTGCAGGGCTCGGTCACCGCCGGCATCCTCAGCGCCCGGGACCGCACCATCCAGGCCGGTGAGGGCCAGGAGCAGGACCCGCGCCAGGGGGCGAGCTCCATCGCCGGGCTGCTGCAGACCGACGCGCCGATCAACCCGGGCAACTCCGGTGGCGCGCTGGTCAACACCCGGGGCGAGGTGATCGGCATCAACACCGCGATCGCCACCTCCGGGCAGAGCACCGGCAACATCGGCGTCGGCTTCGCCATCCCGAGCAACAAGGCCAAGGACGTCGCGGGCAAGCTCCAGCGCGGCGAGAAGGTGAGCCACCCGTCGCTCGGCGTCAGCGTGAACATGGCCGAGGGCGGCGGCGCGCTGGTCGCGGCGGTCACCTCGGGCAGCCCGGCTGAGAAGGCCGGCCTCCAGCGCGGCGACGTCATCACCCGCTTCGGCAACACGATGATCAACGACTCGGACGACCTGGTCGGCGCCGTCCAGGCCGGCAAGGTCGGCGACCGGGTCGAGGTGCACTACAAGCGGAACGGTTCCGAGGCGACGGCGACCGTGACGCTCGCCGAGACGTCCTGA
- a CDS encoding acyl-CoA desaturase, translating to MVLGAVADPPVRRGSDYAQLSRRISQAGLLERRPGWYATRIVLTVGAFVAGWVAVVLVGDSWWQALVAVGLAVATTQVAFLGHDAGHRQMFRRRGPSEVVGLVAGNLAVGLSYGWWVDKHNRHHANPNHEDEDPDVGAGALVWTYEQARDTRGFGRWLARQQAFLFFPMLLLEGLNLHVASVRAVVGREPAGGFSTPMRHRVVEALLLGAHTLGYLAVLLLVMSPGKALVFAAVHQGLWGLYMGCAFAPNHKGMPMPTAEDDLDFLRKQVLTSRNVRGGRFVDTALGGLNYQIEHHLFPNMPRANLRRAQPIVRDYCAERGIPYEETGLVDSYRQALGHLHEVGRPLRG from the coding sequence ATGGTGCTCGGAGCGGTGGCGGATCCGCCGGTACGACGGGGGAGTGACTACGCACAGTTGTCGCGGCGGATCAGTCAGGCGGGCCTGCTGGAGCGGCGTCCGGGCTGGTACGCGACCCGGATCGTGCTCACCGTGGGCGCCTTCGTCGCCGGCTGGGTCGCCGTGGTCCTGGTCGGGGACTCGTGGTGGCAGGCGCTGGTCGCGGTCGGGCTGGCGGTGGCCACCACCCAGGTGGCGTTCCTCGGCCACGACGCGGGGCACCGGCAGATGTTCCGTCGGAGGGGGCCGAGCGAGGTGGTCGGCCTGGTCGCCGGCAACCTCGCCGTGGGGCTCAGCTACGGCTGGTGGGTCGACAAGCACAACCGGCACCACGCCAACCCGAACCACGAGGACGAGGACCCGGACGTCGGGGCCGGCGCGCTGGTCTGGACGTACGAGCAGGCGCGCGACACCCGGGGCTTCGGCCGCTGGCTGGCCCGCCAGCAGGCGTTCCTGTTCTTCCCGATGCTGCTGCTGGAGGGTCTGAACCTGCACGTCGCCAGCGTCCGGGCGGTCGTCGGGCGGGAACCCGCCGGCGGGTTCAGCACCCCGATGCGGCACCGGGTCGTCGAGGCGCTGCTTCTCGGCGCGCACACCCTCGGCTACCTGGCCGTCCTGCTGCTGGTCATGTCACCCGGGAAGGCGCTGGTCTTCGCCGCCGTCCACCAGGGACTGTGGGGCCTCTACATGGGCTGCGCGTTCGCCCCGAACCACAAGGGCATGCCGATGCCGACGGCGGAGGACGACCTCGACTTCCTGCGCAAGCAGGTGCTCACGTCGCGCAACGTGCGGGGCGGCCGGTTCGTCGACACGGCGTTGGGCGGGCTCAACTACCAGATCGAGCACCACCTCTTCCCGAACATGCCGCGGGCGAACCTGCGCCGGGCCCAGCCGATCGTGCGGGACTACTGCGCCGAGCGAGGCATCCCGTACGAGGAGACCGGGCTGGTCGACTCGTACCGGCAGGCGCTGGGCCACCTGCACGAGGTGGGCCGACCGCTGCGCGGGTGA
- a CDS encoding patatin-like phospholipase family protein, with amino-acid sequence MAGGPVAFVLGGGGVLGAVEVGMLRALFRAGIQPDLVLGTSIGAVNGALVAADPSEAVTDRLVRLWASPEASEVYGDSVARQLRRFAARTHLHSPRPLRRLLEAELGPDTTFADLRVPFRCCAAHIERAAEHWFDSGPVVPAVLASASVPGLLPPTEIDGAHYIDGGIVNSIPIGEAVAAGATRVFVLQVGRIERELSPPRRPWEIAQVAFEIARRHRFFREMAALPDGVEVHVLPTGGLNPRDDTPWAYRDMAAVGRRISRAYTASRRYLANLER; translated from the coding sequence ATGGCGGGGGGACCGGTGGCGTTCGTGCTCGGGGGCGGAGGTGTGCTCGGGGCGGTCGAGGTCGGCATGCTGCGCGCCCTGTTCCGCGCCGGCATCCAGCCCGATCTCGTGCTCGGCACGTCGATCGGCGCGGTCAACGGCGCGCTGGTCGCCGCCGACCCGTCCGAGGCGGTCACCGACCGGCTGGTCCGGCTCTGGGCCTCGCCGGAGGCGAGCGAGGTGTACGGCGACTCGGTGGCCCGGCAGCTGCGCCGGTTCGCGGCCCGGACCCACCTGCACTCACCCCGACCGCTGCGCCGGCTGCTCGAGGCCGAGCTCGGGCCCGACACCACCTTCGCCGACCTGCGGGTGCCCTTCCGGTGCTGCGCGGCGCACATCGAGCGCGCCGCCGAGCACTGGTTCGACAGCGGGCCGGTGGTTCCGGCGGTGCTGGCGTCCGCGTCGGTGCCCGGCCTGCTCCCGCCCACCGAGATCGACGGCGCGCACTACATCGACGGCGGGATCGTCAACTCCATCCCGATCGGCGAGGCGGTCGCCGCCGGGGCCACCCGGGTCTTCGTCCTCCAGGTCGGCCGGATCGAGCGGGAGCTGTCGCCGCCCCGCCGGCCCTGGGAGATCGCCCAGGTCGCCTTCGAGATCGCCCGGCGACACCGGTTCTTCCGCGAGATGGCAGCCCTGCCCGACGGGGTGGAGGTGCACGTGCTGCCCACCGGTGGGCTGAATCCGCGCGACGACACGCCCTGGGCCTACCGGGACATGGCGGCGGTGGGACGGCGGATCAGCCGGGCCTACACCGCCTCCCGGCGGTACCTGGCCAACCTGGAGCGTTGA
- a CDS encoding glycosyltransferase family 4 protein, whose product MVVPPWLTVPPPGYGGLEQVVAGLVDALTDQGHAVTLFGTGDRHGTAAQGFVSTEPAVQYERLGEALPELAHLARVRRRIGPADFDVIHDHTTIGPLVAGRRAVPTVATVHGNPVGEYGDVLSDTDQGVGLVAISHAQRRLNPGLPWVGTVHNALDLRTLPRKTAPGPGPVLWLARFSPDKGPDVAIRACREAGLPLLLAGKCNEPPERRYYDEVVAPMLGDDVEVVLNADRAATLRMLVDARCLIMPIQWEEPFGMVMVEAMATGTPVVALGRGAVPELVRDGVTGLICRGAAELPAALRAVERLDPADCVAHVAENFSTTRMAEGYTAVYRLVAAGATALGVREPAPVSVR is encoded by the coding sequence ATGGTCGTCCCGCCGTGGTTGACCGTGCCCCCGCCCGGCTACGGCGGGTTGGAGCAGGTGGTGGCGGGGCTGGTGGACGCCCTCACCGACCAGGGGCACGCGGTGACCCTGTTCGGCACCGGCGACCGGCACGGCACCGCCGCGCAGGGCTTCGTCTCGACGGAACCGGCCGTGCAGTACGAGCGACTCGGCGAGGCGCTGCCGGAGCTGGCCCACCTGGCTCGGGTGCGGCGTCGCATCGGTCCGGCGGACTTCGACGTGATCCACGACCACACCACCATCGGTCCGCTGGTCGCCGGGCGGCGGGCGGTGCCGACGGTGGCGACGGTGCACGGCAACCCGGTGGGCGAGTACGGCGACGTGCTCAGCGACACCGACCAGGGGGTCGGCCTGGTCGCCATCTCACACGCCCAGCGTCGGCTGAACCCGGGACTGCCCTGGGTCGGCACGGTGCACAACGCGCTTGACCTGCGGACGCTCCCGCGGAAGACCGCGCCCGGCCCGGGGCCGGTGCTCTGGCTCGCCCGGTTCAGCCCCGACAAGGGGCCGGACGTCGCGATCCGCGCCTGCCGCGAGGCCGGGCTGCCGCTGCTGCTGGCCGGCAAGTGCAACGAGCCGCCCGAACGCCGCTACTACGACGAGGTGGTGGCGCCGATGCTCGGCGACGACGTCGAGGTGGTGCTCAACGCCGATCGGGCGGCGACGCTGCGGATGCTGGTCGACGCCCGCTGCCTGATCATGCCGATCCAGTGGGAGGAGCCGTTCGGCATGGTGATGGTGGAGGCGATGGCGACGGGCACGCCGGTGGTCGCGCTCGGCCGGGGCGCCGTGCCGGAGCTGGTCCGGGATGGGGTGACCGGGCTGATCTGCCGCGGTGCCGCGGAGTTGCCGGCGGCCCTGCGGGCGGTGGAGCGGCTCGACCCGGCCGACTGCGTGGCGCACGTGGCGGAGAACTTCTCGACCACCCGGATGGCGGAGGGCTACACGGCGGTCTACCGGCTGGTCGCCGCCGGTGCCACCGCGCTCGGCGTACGCGAGCCGGCGCCGGTCAGCGTCCGCTGA
- a CDS encoding 4a-hydroxytetrahydrobiopterin dehydratase, which produces MADVLTAEAVEDELGGLTSWSGDPTGISRTVELASFPDAITVVDRVAATAEELDHHPDIDIRWRTLTFRCVTHSAGGVTDRDVALARRIDEIIRSAR; this is translated from the coding sequence ATGGCAGACGTGCTCACCGCGGAGGCGGTGGAAGACGAGCTGGGCGGGCTGACGAGCTGGTCGGGAGACCCCACCGGCATCAGCCGCACGGTGGAGTTGGCCAGTTTCCCGGACGCCATCACGGTGGTGGACCGGGTCGCGGCGACGGCCGAGGAGCTCGACCATCACCCCGACATCGACATCCGGTGGCGGACCCTGACCTTCCGTTGCGTCACCCATTCGGCCGGCGGGGTCACCGACCGTGACGTCGCGTTGGCCCGTCGGATCGACGAGATCATCCGGAGTGCCCGATGA
- a CDS encoding ISL3 family transposase, whose protein sequence is MRSARVWAGLLGVEQAVVEGVEFDPDESVVVARVRVRKGASRRCPYCRRRCARYDAGVRRRWRALDLGTVRAVIEADAPRVSCRVHGVVVAAVPWARHGAGHTRAFDATVAWLAVHTAKSAVSQLMRVGWRTVGSIVARVWADTGGLEDRYDGLRRIGIDEVSYKKGHRYLTVVVDHDSGRLVWAAPGRSATTLQAFFDLLGPERAAKITHVSADGADWITTVVRRRCPNAVRCADPFHVVAWATDAVDRVRRQAWNETTGRGAGRRGVATGEARELKNTRWALWKNPDNLTDAQQAKLAWIAKTHPRLHRAWALKEGLRLVFTLARTSPTTAVEALDRWIGWARRSRIDVFVDLQRRVTRHRDQIIAAIEHGLSNGRIESVNTKIRLITRMAFGFHSAEALIALAMLSLGGHRPELPRP, encoded by the coding sequence GTGCGTTCTGCCAGGGTATGGGCTGGGCTGCTCGGGGTCGAGCAGGCGGTGGTGGAGGGTGTGGAGTTCGATCCGGACGAGTCGGTGGTGGTGGCTCGGGTGCGGGTGCGTAAGGGCGCGTCGCGGCGGTGTCCGTATTGCCGGCGGCGGTGTGCCCGTTATGACGCTGGGGTGCGTCGTCGGTGGCGGGCGTTGGATCTCGGGACGGTGCGGGCGGTGATCGAGGCGGACGCGCCTCGGGTGTCCTGTCGGGTGCATGGGGTGGTCGTGGCGGCGGTGCCGTGGGCGCGTCACGGGGCGGGGCACACACGGGCGTTCGACGCGACGGTGGCGTGGTTGGCGGTGCACACGGCGAAGTCGGCGGTGTCGCAGCTGATGCGGGTCGGTTGGCGCACGGTGGGGTCGATCGTGGCCCGGGTATGGGCCGATACCGGTGGCCTTGAGGACCGGTATGACGGGTTGCGTCGTATCGGGATCGACGAGGTCAGCTACAAGAAGGGGCACCGGTATCTGACCGTGGTCGTGGACCATGACAGCGGCCGGTTGGTGTGGGCGGCGCCGGGTAGAAGCGCCACCACGTTACAGGCGTTCTTCGACCTGCTCGGTCCCGAGCGGGCCGCGAAGATCACGCACGTGTCGGCCGACGGCGCGGACTGGATCACGACGGTCGTGCGGCGCAGGTGCCCGAACGCGGTCCGCTGCGCCGACCCGTTCCACGTGGTGGCCTGGGCCACCGACGCCGTTGACCGGGTTCGCCGTCAGGCATGGAACGAGACCACCGGGCGAGGAGCCGGCCGCCGCGGTGTCGCCACCGGCGAGGCCCGAGAGCTGAAGAACACCCGCTGGGCGTTGTGGAAGAACCCCGACAACCTCACCGACGCCCAGCAGGCCAAACTCGCCTGGATCGCCAAGACCCATCCCCGCCTGCACCGGGCCTGGGCGTTGAAAGAGGGCCTACGGCTGGTGTTCACCCTGGCCAGGACCAGCCCGACCACGGCGGTCGAAGCCCTCGACCGGTGGATCGGATGGGCCCGACGCAGCCGCATCGACGTCTTCGTCGACCTGCAACGACGCGTCACGCGACACCGCGACCAGATCATCGCCGCCATCGAACACGGCCTGTCCAACGGCCGGATCGAGTCGGTCAACACCAAGATCCGCCTGATCACCCGGATGGCCTTCGGCTTCCACTCAGCCGAAGCCCTCATCGCCCTGGCCATGCTCAGCCTCGGCGGCCACCGACCCGAACTACCCCGACCATGA
- the cutA gene encoding divalent-cation tolerance protein CutA gives MDQISVVTTVVDARSVADVLAAAAVAGRLAACAQVGGQVDSTYWWRSGVETSTEWSVQFKTAPDRVVALVEQIRASHPYEVPEILVTRVESGDPAYATWVYEHTRS, from the coding sequence GTGGACCAGATCAGCGTGGTGACGACGGTGGTGGACGCGCGCTCGGTCGCCGACGTGCTGGCGGCCGCCGCCGTCGCCGGCCGGCTGGCCGCCTGCGCGCAGGTGGGCGGGCAGGTGGACAGCACGTACTGGTGGCGCTCCGGGGTGGAGACCAGCACCGAGTGGTCGGTCCAGTTCAAGACCGCGCCGGACCGGGTGGTCGCGCTGGTCGAGCAGATCCGGGCCAGCCACCCGTACGAGGTCCCGGAGATCCTGGTGACCCGGGTGGAGAGCGGCGACCCGGCGTACGCGACCTGGGTGTACGAGCACACCCGTTCCTGA
- a CDS encoding BON domain-containing protein, with protein MSTAAEAREDQRIQQDVLAELAWDAEAQPNEIGVSVERGVVTLTGWVDSSARRWAATRCAQRVRGVRAVADDIEVDLPGSPGATDPEIAIAAGRALEWDSFVPAERLDVTVANGWVMLRGEVEFGWQRRAAERELRRLRGVRGITNLIEVRPPAPTDTDRMLRDVRRALGRAVGTERVSVAVDGDTLVISGVVRSWWERDQAERVAWSAPGVRAVEDQLLVGE; from the coding sequence ATGAGCACGGCAGCCGAGGCCCGCGAGGACCAGCGGATCCAGCAGGACGTCCTGGCCGAGCTGGCCTGGGACGCCGAGGCGCAGCCGAACGAGATCGGCGTGAGTGTCGAACGGGGTGTGGTCACCCTGACCGGCTGGGTGGACAGCTCCGCCCGCCGATGGGCCGCGACCCGCTGTGCGCAGCGCGTACGCGGGGTGCGGGCGGTCGCCGACGACATCGAGGTGGACCTGCCCGGCAGCCCGGGCGCCACCGACCCGGAGATCGCCATCGCCGCCGGCCGGGCGCTGGAATGGGACAGCTTCGTGCCCGCCGAGCGGCTCGACGTGACGGTGGCCAACGGCTGGGTGATGCTCCGCGGCGAGGTCGAGTTCGGGTGGCAGCGGCGCGCCGCCGAGCGGGAGCTGCGCCGGCTGCGGGGAGTCCGCGGGATCACCAACCTCATCGAGGTACGGCCGCCCGCCCCGACGGACACCGACCGGATGCTCCGCGACGTACGCCGGGCGCTGGGCCGCGCCGTCGGCACCGAGCGGGTGTCGGTGGCCGTGGACGGCGACACGCTCGTCATCAGCGGGGTCGTGCGCTCCTGGTGGGAACGGGACCAGGCGGAACGGGTGGCCTGGTCGGCTCCTGGCGTCCGGGCGGTGGAGGACCAGCTGCTCGTCGGCGAGTGA
- a CDS encoding FHA domain-containing protein — MRFEISKVLDAIEGRVCIDPSLARAVVDLAEVIRFQDLDGGRPASLLRLGMVIDALSRQLEEDSVQVYAVVHRALLSDADLTSNERMVVRRWADDGLVEVLDNPGDRMLEVADLLGLPVLSRVRFDGLRGRFPWLVEQAGRVLAPVPGAGGPAFIAHVGGGDKPVSGSRSPAGVKLLARRWRCPEPGCALFGGGGGGGAFADLARVQSSPVGQAPPTLRGGVPTCPRHGARLSDAGPRPRSEVLAVRIGGLVRRRFVLTEEQPVLVGRAPERDGGITLGQWLNDEARRWISRSHVQLELRVGEVIVTDVSTNGSGIRPGGSMTESERVPLAPQQSRVLAENDMVELYPGVQVGRAEELPTGAPFTPASVMAEAPTMAMRLPRP; from the coding sequence ATGAGATTCGAGATCAGCAAGGTGCTGGACGCCATCGAGGGCCGCGTCTGCATCGACCCGTCCCTGGCCCGGGCCGTCGTCGACCTCGCGGAGGTGATCCGCTTCCAGGACCTCGACGGCGGCCGCCCGGCCAGCCTGCTCCGGCTCGGCATGGTGATCGACGCGCTCTCCCGGCAGCTCGAAGAGGACAGCGTCCAGGTCTACGCCGTGGTGCACCGCGCCCTCCTCTCCGACGCCGACCTGACCTCGAACGAGCGGATGGTGGTCCGCCGGTGGGCCGACGACGGGTTGGTCGAGGTGCTCGACAACCCGGGTGACCGGATGCTGGAGGTCGCCGACCTGCTCGGGCTGCCGGTGCTCAGCCGGGTCCGATTCGACGGCCTGCGGGGCCGGTTTCCCTGGCTGGTCGAGCAGGCCGGCCGGGTTCTCGCCCCGGTGCCCGGCGCCGGCGGACCGGCCTTCATCGCCCACGTCGGCGGCGGTGACAAGCCGGTGTCGGGCAGCCGGTCGCCGGCCGGGGTCAAGCTCCTGGCCCGCCGGTGGCGGTGCCCGGAGCCGGGCTGTGCGCTCTTCGGCGGGGGCGGTGGCGGCGGCGCCTTCGCCGACCTGGCCCGGGTGCAGAGCAGCCCCGTGGGGCAGGCGCCGCCCACGCTGCGCGGTGGCGTGCCGACCTGTCCCCGGCACGGCGCCCGGCTCAGCGACGCCGGCCCGCGCCCGCGGTCCGAGGTGCTCGCGGTGCGGATCGGCGGACTGGTCCGACGGCGGTTCGTGCTCACCGAGGAGCAGCCGGTGCTGGTCGGCCGGGCGCCCGAGCGAGACGGTGGGATCACGCTCGGGCAGTGGCTCAACGACGAGGCCCGGCGCTGGATCAGCCGCAGCCACGTCCAGCTCGAGCTGCGGGTCGGCGAGGTGATCGTGACCGACGTCAGCACGAACGGCTCGGGCATCCGGCCGGGCGGCTCGATGACCGAGTCGGAACGCGTTCCGCTCGCCCCACAGCAGTCCCGGGTGCTGGCCGAGAACGACATGGTGGAGCTCTACCCTGGCGTGCAGGTCGGCCGGGCCGAGGAGCTGCCCACCGGTGCGCCCTTCACCCCCGCCTCTGTGATGGCCGAGGCACCGACGATGGCGATGCGCCTACCCCGTCCCTGA
- a CDS encoding 1-acyl-sn-glycerol-3-phosphate acyltransferase: protein MPLPPRWVRRVLLAPAVVVLAFAVVTTLPVWALLAVALSPLVPGRLRPLRLLWIGCVYLVWDAAALLALFALWLAAGFGLRERSPAFQRAHYQLAGWFLRVLFWQARWTLRLRIDVVGTDPDTALPGRPELVLCRHAGPGDSFILIHALVNWFRREPRIVLKESLQWDPAIDVLLNRLPNRFIAPPRDGDQGEELLRQIAHLATGLDDDDAFVIFPEGGNFTPRRRLRAIARLRSLGLERMARRAERMRHVLAPRPGGVLAALDAAREAGVIFVAHTGLDRMITVTDVWRELPMDKRIVMRFWSVPPEEVPADRQERIDWLFDWWARIDEWIAANHDGAA, encoded by the coding sequence ATGCCACTGCCACCGCGGTGGGTACGGCGGGTGCTGCTGGCGCCCGCCGTGGTGGTCCTCGCGTTCGCGGTGGTCACCACGCTGCCGGTCTGGGCGCTGCTCGCGGTGGCCCTGTCACCGCTGGTCCCGGGCCGGCTGCGCCCGCTGCGCCTGCTCTGGATCGGCTGCGTCTACCTGGTCTGGGACGCGGCAGCGCTGCTCGCGCTCTTCGCGCTCTGGCTCGCCGCCGGCTTCGGCCTCCGGGAACGCTCGCCGGCCTTCCAGCGCGCCCACTACCAGCTCGCCGGCTGGTTCCTGCGCGTGCTGTTCTGGCAGGCCCGGTGGACGCTGCGGCTGCGGATCGACGTGGTCGGCACCGACCCGGACACCGCGCTGCCCGGCCGGCCGGAGCTGGTGCTCTGCCGGCACGCCGGGCCCGGCGACTCGTTCATCCTGATCCACGCGCTGGTGAACTGGTTCCGACGCGAGCCGCGGATCGTGCTGAAGGAGAGCCTCCAGTGGGACCCGGCGATCGACGTGCTGCTCAACCGGTTGCCGAACCGCTTCATCGCGCCACCGCGGGACGGCGACCAGGGAGAGGAGCTGCTGCGGCAGATCGCGCACCTCGCGACCGGGCTGGACGACGACGACGCGTTCGTGATCTTTCCGGAGGGCGGCAACTTCACCCCTCGCCGACGGCTGCGCGCCATCGCCCGGCTCCGCTCGCTCGGTCTGGAGCGGATGGCGCGGCGCGCGGAACGGATGCGGCACGTGCTCGCCCCGCGGCCCGGCGGGGTGCTGGCCGCGCTGGACGCCGCGCGGGAGGCCGGGGTGATCTTCGTGGCGCACACCGGGCTGGATCGGATGATCACCGTCACCGATGTCTGGCGCGAGTTGCCCATGGACAAGCGGATCGTGATGCGGTTCTGGTCGGTGCCGCCGGAGGAGGTTCCGGCCGACCGGCAGGAGCGCATCGACTGGCTCTTCGACTGGTGGGCGCGGATCGACGAATGGATAGCGGCCAATCATGACGGCGCCGCGTAG